From Mannheimia pernigra, one genomic window encodes:
- a CDS encoding ABC transporter permease subunit codes for MFQFILKRVLMVIPTFIAITLITFALVHFIPGDPIEIRMGERGLSPEVHQQMMEQLGLNRPLFEQYISYIKGVLQGDLGRSFRNNEPVIQEFFTLFPATVELAFFALLWSLILGISLGVIAAVKKESWISHTVTTLSLTGYSMPIFWWGLVLILYISTPLGLPASGRLPSEYWIEAETGFMLIDTWRSDEPGAFLAAIKSLILPAIVLGTIPLAVITRMTRSSMLEVLGEDYIRTAKAKGLNTTRIVIVHALRNALIPVVTVVGLIVGQLLSGAVLTENIFSWPGIGKWIIDAINSRDYPVLQGSVLIIATIIILVNLIVDLIYGIVNPRIRHT; via the coding sequence ATGTTTCAGTTTATCCTTAAACGCGTATTAATGGTGATCCCCACCTTTATCGCAATTACTTTAATTACTTTTGCCCTTGTGCATTTTATCCCTGGCGATCCAATTGAGATCCGAATGGGAGAACGTGGATTATCTCCTGAAGTACACCAACAAATGATGGAACAGCTCGGCTTAAACCGACCATTATTTGAACAATACATCAGCTATATCAAAGGTGTGCTACAAGGTGATCTTGGTAGATCGTTTCGCAATAACGAGCCTGTAATACAAGAATTTTTTACGCTGTTTCCAGCCACTGTTGAGCTCGCCTTTTTTGCCTTGTTATGGTCACTCATTCTGGGGATTTCCTTAGGCGTGATTGCCGCGGTTAAAAAAGAGTCGTGGATTTCGCATACAGTTACTACTCTTTCGCTTACTGGCTACTCAATGCCCATTTTCTGGTGGGGTTTGGTGCTCATTCTTTATATTTCAACACCATTAGGCTTACCTGCCTCTGGGCGTTTGCCATCTGAATATTGGATTGAAGCCGAAACAGGTTTTATGCTCATTGATACTTGGCGTTCAGACGAACCAGGGGCATTTTTAGCGGCGATAAAATCATTAATTTTACCCGCTATTGTACTGGGTACAATTCCACTTGCGGTGATTACCCGAATGACGCGTTCTTCAATGCTAGAAGTCTTGGGTGAAGATTATATCCGCACCGCTAAGGCTAAAGGTTTAAACACCACACGGATTGTGATAGTTCACGCTCTTAGAAATGCGTTAATTCCTGTAGTAACGGTAGTAGGCTTGATTGTAGGGCAACTTTTATCAGGAGCGGTTTTAACCGAAAATATTTTCTCATGGCCTGGCATCGGCAAATGGATTATAGATGCCATCAATAGTCGTGATTATCCTGTTTTACAAGGCTCAGTGTTGATTATTGCCACTATTATTATCTTAGTAAATTTAATCGTAGATTTAATATACGGTATTGTAAACCCAAGAATCCGCCACACTTAA
- a CDS encoding ABC transporter permease subunit: MSSTTLSAPKPKTPLQEFWYYFCQNRGALIGLAFIAIVFIACVFAPWVAPFDPIEQNRSALLLPPVWVDGGSSTHLLGTDDIGRDILSRIIYGARLSVFIGLIIVLLSCVLGVVLGLIAGYYGGIIDIIIMRLVDIMLAIPSLLLTIGVVTILGPSLTNAAIAIAAVSIPSYVRLTRAQVLSEKNRDYVTASRVAGASVFRLMFVVILPNCLAPLIVQMTMGISNAVLELAALGFLGIGAQPPTPELGTMLAESRGFMQSANWLVTIPGLAILSLVLAFNLMGDGLRDALDPKLKQ; the protein is encoded by the coding sequence ATGTCTTCAACAACTTTATCTGCACCTAAACCAAAAACGCCATTACAGGAATTTTGGTACTATTTTTGTCAAAATCGAGGTGCATTAATCGGACTTGCATTTATTGCAATAGTCTTTATAGCGTGCGTTTTCGCACCCTGGGTTGCCCCCTTTGATCCAATCGAACAAAATCGCAGTGCATTATTGCTGCCCCCAGTTTGGGTGGATGGAGGGAGTTCAACACACCTACTTGGTACTGATGATATCGGGCGTGATATTCTTTCTCGCATTATCTATGGTGCAAGATTATCTGTCTTTATTGGTTTAATCATTGTGCTACTCTCTTGTGTATTAGGCGTAGTTTTAGGCTTAATTGCAGGCTATTACGGCGGTATAATTGATATCATCATTATGCGTTTGGTCGATATTATGCTTGCCATTCCAAGCTTGCTTTTAACGATTGGAGTGGTCACCATTCTTGGCCCATCACTCACTAATGCAGCGATTGCAATTGCGGCTGTGTCGATTCCAAGCTATGTTCGTTTAACTCGTGCTCAAGTATTAAGTGAGAAAAATCGCGATTATGTCACCGCCTCTCGTGTTGCAGGGGCAAGCGTGTTCCGATTAATGTTTGTGGTTATCTTACCAAACTGTTTAGCCCCACTTATTGTTCAAATGACAATGGGCATTTCAAATGCGGTTTTAGAATTAGCCGCACTGGGTTTTTTAGGCATTGGTGCTCAACCTCCAACACCAGAATTAGGTACGATGCTGGCAGAATCCCGTGGCTTTATGCAATCGGCAAACTGGTTAGTGACTATTCCAGGGCTGGCGATTTTATCGTTAGTATTAGCGTTCAACTTAATGGGTGATGGCTTACGTGACGCACTCGATCCAAAACTAAAACAATAG
- the dppD gene encoding dipeptide ABC transporter ATP-binding protein, translated as MALLTVNQLSVHFGDEKTPFKAVDRISYEVNEGEVLGIVGESGSGKSVSSLAIMGLIDFPGRVIAENLHFNGNNLLALKPKEKQQIVGADVSMIFQDAMTSLNPSYTVGYQIMEALKVHQGGSKASRQERAIELLTMVGIPDPKSRLEVYPHQLSGGMSQRVMIAMAIACNPKLLIADEPTTALDVTIQAQIIDLLLELQRKENMALILITHDLALVAEAAHRIIVMYAGQVVEEGKAAEIFSSPLHPYTQALLKALPEFAEGKSRLQSLPGVVPGKYDRPQGCLLNPRCPYATDKCREIEPELHTLNGRQVKCHTPLTLSGIPLAFEQHQRG; from the coding sequence ATGGCATTATTAACTGTTAATCAGCTTTCCGTCCACTTTGGCGATGAAAAAACGCCATTTAAAGCGGTGGATCGCATAAGTTACGAAGTCAATGAAGGCGAAGTATTAGGTATTGTGGGTGAATCTGGTTCGGGTAAATCAGTAAGTTCATTAGCAATTATGGGCTTAATCGACTTTCCTGGCCGAGTTATCGCGGAAAATTTGCACTTTAACGGCAATAATTTATTGGCATTAAAACCAAAGGAAAAGCAACAAATTGTCGGGGCTGATGTGTCTATGATTTTCCAAGATGCAATGACCAGCCTTAATCCAAGCTATACTGTTGGCTATCAGATTATGGAAGCATTAAAAGTTCATCAAGGTGGTTCAAAAGCGAGCCGCCAAGAACGAGCTATTGAGCTGCTCACAATGGTGGGGATTCCAGATCCAAAGTCTCGCTTAGAGGTTTATCCACACCAACTTTCGGGCGGAATGAGCCAACGAGTGATGATTGCAATGGCAATTGCCTGCAATCCTAAATTATTGATTGCTGATGAACCAACAACCGCATTAGATGTAACGATTCAAGCACAAATTATCGACTTACTGTTAGAGTTACAACGCAAAGAGAATATGGCGTTAATTCTCATTACCCACGATCTTGCTCTGGTTGCTGAAGCGGCTCATCGCATTATCGTCATGTATGCAGGGCAAGTGGTTGAAGAAGGAAAAGCTGCAGAAATTTTCAGCTCGCCGCTCCACCCTTATACGCAAGCATTGTTAAAAGCATTACCTGAATTTGCCGAAGGGAAATCTCGTTTACAATCTCTACCAGGCGTTGTGCCAGGTAAATACGACCGACCACAAGGCTGCTTGCTCAACCCTCGCTGCCCGTATGCCACAGATAAATGCCGAGAGATTGAACCTGAACTACACACATTAAATGGTCGCCAAGTGAAATGCCACACCCCATTAACATTATCAGGCATACCATTGGCATTTGAACAACATCAGAGAGGTTAA
- a CDS encoding peptide ABC transporter ATP-binding protein has product MSDLQKNNKNAPLLDAINLKKYYPVKKGMFAPPKLVKAVDGVSFTLERGKTLAIVGESGCGKSTLGRMLTMIESPTEGELFYNGQNFLVNDKETAQLRRKKIQIVFQNPYSSLNPRKKVGAILEEPLLINTELSAKQRKEKVLEIMAKVGLKPEFYDRYPHMFSGGQRQRIAIARGLMLQPDIVVADEPVSALDVSVRAQVLNLMMDLQEEMGLSYVFISHDLSVVEHIADEVMVMYLGRCVEQGDTKTIFSNPRHPYTQALLSATPRLDPEQRRERIKLTGELPSPLNPPKGCAFNARCRFATDLCRTKQPDLKTYADGTRIACFVVEENHKEELQ; this is encoded by the coding sequence ATGAGCGATTTGCAAAAAAATAATAAAAACGCACCGCTTCTCGATGCGATTAACTTAAAAAAGTATTACCCTGTTAAAAAGGGAATGTTTGCACCGCCAAAGCTGGTTAAAGCCGTTGATGGCGTATCATTCACGCTAGAGCGTGGCAAAACATTGGCGATTGTAGGCGAATCGGGCTGTGGAAAATCAACACTAGGGCGAATGCTCACAATGATTGAAAGCCCTACTGAAGGTGAATTATTTTACAATGGGCAAAATTTCTTAGTAAATGATAAAGAAACCGCCCAACTACGCCGTAAAAAAATTCAAATTGTATTCCAAAACCCCTATAGCTCACTAAACCCGCGTAAAAAAGTAGGGGCCATTTTAGAAGAACCACTACTGATTAACACTGAGTTATCAGCAAAACAGCGTAAAGAAAAAGTCTTGGAAATAATGGCAAAAGTCGGCTTAAAACCTGAATTTTACGACCGTTACCCACATATGTTCTCTGGCGGACAACGCCAGCGTATTGCAATTGCTCGAGGCTTAATGCTACAACCTGATATTGTCGTGGCTGATGAACCTGTTTCCGCATTAGATGTTTCTGTTCGAGCCCAAGTGCTTAACTTGATGATGGATCTGCAAGAAGAAATGGGATTATCCTATGTGTTTATTTCACACGATTTATCTGTTGTTGAGCACATTGCCGATGAAGTTATGGTTATGTATTTGGGTCGTTGTGTAGAGCAAGGCGACACTAAAACGATTTTTAGCAACCCTCGCCACCCTTATACTCAAGCACTGCTTTCGGCAACACCACGTTTAGATCCCGAGCAACGCCGTGAGCGAATTAAGCTAACAGGTGAATTACCAAGCCCATTAAATCCACCAAAAGGCTGTGCATTCAATGCACGTTGCCGTTTTGCAACTGATTTATGCCGCACAAAGCAACCTGATCTCAAAACCTATGCAGATGGCACACGCATTGCGTGTTTTGTGGTGGAAGAAAACCATAAAGAAGAACTTCAGTAG
- the lpxB gene encoding lipid-A-disaccharide synthase encodes MKKQSPIIGLVAGEVSGDILGAGLIKSLKTHYPNAQFVGVAGTRMIAEGCKTLFDMEELSVMGLAEVVKHLPRLLKRRKQVIDEMLQLKPDIFIGIDAPDFNLTVEEKLKSNGIKTIHYVSPSVWAWRQKRVFKIARATHLVLAFLPFEKAFYDRFNVPCRFIGHTMADAIPLEPDREQACLSLNIDKTNRYMAILVGSRGSEIQFLATSFLKTAQRLKARFPDLQFLVPMVNEKRIAQFNAIKAQVAPDLELNIIQGKAREAMIAAECTLLASGTAALEAMLCKSPMVVGYKMKPLTYWLAKRLVKTDYISLPNLLAQELLVPELIQEECNPEHLAQHLTVFLADDATSQAKKASLKQRFVELHKSIQCDADKQAAQAVVDLLKASTSG; translated from the coding sequence ATGAAAAAACAATCACCTATTATTGGATTAGTGGCTGGGGAAGTATCGGGAGATATTCTTGGTGCTGGGCTAATTAAATCATTAAAGACGCATTACCCCAATGCACAATTTGTTGGAGTTGCAGGGACTCGAATGATTGCTGAGGGTTGTAAAACCTTGTTCGATATGGAAGAACTCTCAGTGATGGGATTAGCCGAAGTTGTTAAACACCTCCCAAGGTTACTTAAACGCCGTAAGCAAGTCATTGATGAAATGCTTCAACTGAAGCCCGATATTTTTATTGGCATTGATGCGCCCGATTTTAATTTAACCGTTGAAGAAAAATTAAAATCAAATGGCATAAAAACTATTCATTATGTTAGCCCATCAGTATGGGCTTGGCGTCAAAAGCGGGTGTTTAAAATTGCGAGAGCAACCCATTTAGTCTTGGCATTTCTTCCTTTTGAGAAGGCTTTTTATGATAGATTTAACGTCCCTTGTCGTTTTATTGGGCATACTATGGCAGATGCCATTCCATTAGAGCCAGATCGAGAACAAGCCTGCTTATCTCTCAATATTGATAAAACCAATCGTTATATGGCGATTTTAGTAGGAAGCCGAGGCAGTGAAATTCAATTTTTGGCAACGTCTTTTTTGAAAACCGCTCAACGGCTAAAAGCTCGCTTTCCAGATTTGCAGTTTTTGGTACCGATGGTTAATGAAAAGCGGATTGCACAATTTAATGCAATAAAAGCACAAGTTGCCCCTGATCTAGAACTCAATATTATTCAAGGTAAGGCTCGTGAGGCAATGATTGCAGCAGAATGTACGCTATTAGCTTCTGGCACTGCAGCATTAGAAGCGATGTTATGCAAGTCGCCAATGGTTGTTGGTTATAAAATGAAACCACTTACTTATTGGTTAGCAAAAAGGTTAGTTAAGACAGACTATATTTCGCTACCTAATTTGCTTGCTCAAGAACTTCTTGTGCCAGAGTTAATCCAAGAGGAGTGTAATCCCGAGCATTTAGCACAACATTTAACCGTTTTCTTAGCCGATGATGCAACAAGCCAAGCTAAGAAAGCAAGTTTAAAACAGCGGTTTGTTGAATTACATAAGTCAATTCAATGTGATGCAGACAAACAAGCTGCACAGGCTGTCGTCGATTTATTAAAGGCTTCTACAAGCGGTTAA
- the sohB gene encoding protease SohB: MWKEILLNYGIFLLELFTVFGIVAVVVMLILESKKQTENGTVSITNLTKKYKEQQKSLAGFFLSETELEHQEKQEKKAEKEKAKSEKKRLKEGGESEEASPRLFVLNFNGDMMAHEVNSLRREVDAVISLANPEKDEVLLRLESPGGVVHGYGLAASQLQRLRDRHIPLIAAVDKVAASGGYMMACVANKIVAAPFAIIGSVGVVAQVPNIHRFLKKHDIDVDVMTAGEYKRTVTLAGENTEKGKQKFQQELEETHSLFKEFVIQHRPQLDIEKVATGEHWFGQQALELNLVDEIATSDDLILNAIQEKDVIELKYKEKKKLSQKIGSQLEQSAENVVTKILNKSRSTIM, from the coding sequence ATGTGGAAAGAAATTTTACTTAATTATGGTATTTTCTTATTAGAATTATTCACAGTTTTCGGTATTGTTGCAGTAGTGGTGATGCTGATTTTAGAATCTAAAAAGCAAACTGAAAATGGCACCGTCTCGATCACGAATTTAACGAAAAAATATAAAGAGCAACAAAAATCACTTGCTGGATTTTTCTTAAGTGAAACAGAGCTAGAGCATCAAGAAAAGCAAGAAAAAAAAGCAGAAAAAGAGAAAGCCAAATCTGAGAAAAAACGCCTGAAAGAGGGTGGAGAGAGCGAAGAGGCTTCACCTCGCTTGTTTGTGCTAAATTTTAATGGCGATATGATGGCTCACGAAGTGAATTCTCTACGTCGTGAAGTGGATGCAGTTATCAGCCTTGCTAATCCAGAAAAAGATGAAGTCTTGCTCAGATTAGAAAGTCCTGGTGGCGTGGTTCACGGTTATGGATTAGCCGCTTCACAGTTGCAACGCTTGCGTGATCGTCATATTCCTTTAATTGCAGCAGTAGATAAAGTAGCTGCCAGCGGAGGCTATATGATGGCTTGTGTAGCGAATAAAATTGTCGCGGCTCCGTTTGCGATAATTGGCTCTGTTGGCGTTGTGGCTCAAGTGCCGAATATCCATCGTTTTCTAAAAAAGCACGATATTGATGTGGATGTAATGACCGCAGGGGAATATAAGCGTACGGTAACGTTAGCGGGTGAAAATACAGAAAAAGGGAAGCAAAAATTCCAGCAAGAGCTAGAAGAAACCCATTCATTGTTTAAGGAATTTGTTATACAGCACCGCCCTCAGTTAGATATAGAAAAAGTAGCCACAGGTGAGCATTGGTTTGGTCAGCAAGCACTTGAATTAAATTTAGTCGATGAAATTGCAACCAGCGATGATCTCATTTTAAACGCTATTCAAGAAAAAGATGTGATTGAGCTGAAATACAAAGAGAAGAAAAAATTAAGCCAGAAAATAGGCTCTCAATTAGAACAATCAGCAGAAAATGTAGTGACGAAAATATTAAATAAAAGCCGTTCTACCATAATGTAG
- a CDS encoding YadA-like family protein gives MMNSLTHSLTHSLTHSLTHSLTHSLTHSLTHSLTPRRLAFRLSLLAIALGVTGGAWGADTFDVGRDLPVPAKPGQTSKYYCYYDDFYRGVICGGASVTNPISEGTSSDIVLMGSGIKGNNVSFSTVIANPSYTASGADIHNVKTSIVIGSGLYFKNANDSRIMGHYNTGNGFSFTNVIGNSNYSYSLIRSNIIGNYNSSHHVSDSTLMGSYSQANSVYYSTFMGNSSEANNMSYSTLIGHNSEVNHVGHSTLIGYRAIAKATEKAIIMGDNSIVGDLETSEAIEKAYNDAYTKYLVNHPEGRMDNGSYNNLIKRQAEHAGYLAKSEYIRYHPLTENIIVIGNTSSVNKSGSISIGSNNAIKVSGAVALGNHIVIDDPKFSNYVVLGNHSAPTLANPVAGIKIGETDVTFAGSNPTSTVSVGAANNERQITHVAAGRIAADSTDAVNGSQLFAILNNHTTDGLNKKADKAELDKLRSATLEAFIESVEIMKVMDAKVDTEVSKVNDRITDVAQQVEAKANKTDVEANQAAIAALTDGLKNKADLSVVKALDAHINKQINDLASRTATELDKKADQATVDMLADVVAQKANQTDVDANKTAIADLVTKTTDGLNSKADQTTVNMLADIVATKANQTDVEANKTAIADLVTKTIDGLDKKADKTAVEANRTAIADLVTKTVDGLSKKADRAAVNVLADVVATKANQRDVDTNKTAIADLTERATTYDSPTKESITLAGANGTRITNLRDGEVSAGSKDAVNGGQLHALYNYVNEGNEAFRKQLKHVKDELEAGIAGNNASASLPQVVKAGRSMVAVATGGYKNKNAIAVGYSRLSENGRVTLKGHLNADTKKNLGYGVGVGFTW, from the coding sequence ATGATGAACTCACTCACTCACTCACTCACTCACTCACTCACTCACTCACTCACTCACTCACTCACTCACTCACTCACTCACTCACTCACTCACTCACTCACGCCTAGACGTCTAGCATTCCGTTTATCGCTGTTGGCAATCGCGCTTGGAGTAACGGGGGGAGCATGGGGGGCGGATACGTTTGATGTTGGTAGAGACCTTCCAGTCCCTGCAAAACCTGGTCAGACATCTAAATACTACTGTTATTACGACGATTTTTATAGAGGGGTTATCTGTGGTGGTGCAAGTGTTACTAATCCAATAAGTGAAGGTACCTCTAGTGATATTGTCTTAATGGGTTCTGGGATCAAAGGTAATAATGTGAGCTTCTCCACCGTTATAGCTAATCCGTCGTATACCGCCAGTGGAGCGGATATCCATAATGTGAAGACATCTATCGTCATAGGATCTGGTCTTTATTTCAAAAATGCGAACGACTCTAGAATCATGGGTCATTACAATACAGGCAATGGTTTCAGTTTTACTAATGTTATCGGTAATAGCAATTATTCCTACTCTCTAATTCGTTCTAATATCATTGGTAATTACAATAGCTCTCATCATGTGTCTGACTCGACTCTCATGGGTAGTTATTCTCAAGCTAATAGCGTGTACTACTCTACCTTCATGGGTAATTCTTCGGAAGCTAATAATATGTCTTACTCTACCCTCATAGGTCATAACTCTGAAGTTAATCATGTGGGGCACTCTACCCTTATAGGGTATCGCGCTATAGCTAAAGCGACTGAAAAAGCCATCATTATGGGAGATAATTCAATCGTAGGTGATTTAGAAACATCAGAAGCTATAGAAAAAGCTTATAATGATGCTTACACTAAGTATTTAGTGAATCATCCTGAGGGGAGGATGGATAATGGATCTTATAATAACTTGATAAAAAGGCAGGCAGAACATGCAGGTTATTTGGCGAAGAGTGAGTATATAAGATACCATCCTTTAACTGAAAACATTATTGTTATTGGTAACACTTCATCTGTTAACAAATCAGGATCTATTTCTATTGGTAGTAATAATGCAATAAAAGTCTCTGGTGCTGTGGCTCTCGGTAATCATATTGTTATTGATGATCCTAAATTCAGCAACTACGTGGTACTAGGTAATCACAGTGCCCCTACTTTAGCCAACCCAGTAGCAGGCATAAAAATCGGTGAAACTGACGTAACGTTTGCTGGCAGTAATCCAACCTCAACCGTGTCAGTAGGTGCAGCCAATAATGAACGCCAAATCACTCATGTGGCAGCTGGGAGAATTGCAGCAGACAGTACTGATGCCGTGAATGGTAGCCAGTTATTTGCGATATTAAATAACCATACAACAGACGGGCTGAACAAAAAAGCAGATAAGGCTGAACTTGATAAGCTGAGAAGTGCTACTCTTGAGGCATTTATTGAATCTGTTGAAATAATGAAAGTGATGGACGCAAAAGTAGACACTGAAGTGAGTAAAGTAAACGACCGAATTACTGACGTTGCTCAACAGGTGGAGGCTAAAGCAAATAAAACCGATGTAGAGGCTAACCAAGCGGCGATTGCAGCCCTAACAGACGGGCTAAAAAACAAAGCAGACTTATCTGTTGTGAAAGCGTTAGACGCTCACATTAACAAACAAATTAATGACTTGGCTAGTAGAACGGCTACTGAGCTAGATAAGAAAGCCGATCAGGCAACGGTGGATATGCTGGCTGATGTTGTGGCCCAAAAAGCAAATCAAACTGATGTGGATGCCAACAAAACGGCGATTGCCGACCTAGTGACTAAAACAACAGATGGGCTCAACAGCAAAGCTGATCAGACAACGGTGAATATGCTGGCAGATATCGTGGCAACAAAAGCAAATCAAACCGATGTAGAGGCTAACAAAACGGCAATTGCAGACCTAGTAACCAAGACAATAGATGGATTAGACAAGAAAGCGGATAAAACAGCGGTTGAAGCCAATAGAACTGCGATTGCCGACCTAGTAACTAAAACAGTAGATGGACTAAGCAAGAAAGCAGATAGGGCTGCGGTGAATGTGTTGGCGGATGTTGTAGCAACAAAGGCAAATCAACGGGATGTCGATACGAATAAAACGGCGATTGCGGATTTAACGGAGCGTGCTACCACTTACGATAGCCCTACAAAAGAGAGCATCACGCTGGCAGGTGCTAACGGCACACGCATCACCAATCTTAGGGACGGTGAAGTTTCAGCGGGTAGTAAAGATGCGGTAAACGGCGGTCAATTACATGCGTTGTATAATTATGTGAATGAAGGCAACGAGGCATTTCGCAAACAGCTTAAACACGTTAAAGATGAGCTAGAAGCGGGTATTGCAGGCAATAACGCCTCAGCTTCTTTACCACAAGTGGTGAAGGCAGGTAGATCAATGGTTGCGGTGGCAACGGGAGGTTACAAAAACAAAAATGCAATTGCTGTTGGTTATTCACGCTTGAGCGAAAATGGGCGAGTCACGCTTAAAGGGCATCTCAACGCAGATACTAAGAAAAATCTTGGTTATGGAGTTGGCGTGGGCTTTACCTGGTAA
- a CDS encoding DMT family transporter — translation MNVWILLAISICLEIAATNLLKLSNGFTKAVPTISSLALYGLSFYFLSIIFRTLPVGIVYAVWSGVGIILTAIVAYFAFGQKIDLAGLIGIALILAGVLVINLFSKM, via the coding sequence ATGAACGTCTGGATTTTATTGGCAATTTCAATCTGTCTCGAAATTGCCGCCACCAACTTATTAAAATTAAGCAACGGTTTTACTAAAGCAGTACCAACTATAAGCTCACTCGCACTCTATGGCTTATCGTTTTACTTTCTCTCAATTATTTTCCGAACGCTCCCCGTTGGCATTGTTTATGCGGTCTGGTCGGGTGTTGGCATCATACTAACAGCCATTGTTGCCTATTTTGCATTTGGGCAGAAAATTGACTTAGCTGGTCTAATTGGCATCGCCCTGATTTTAGCTGGTGTATTAGTGATTAATTTATTTTCAAAGATGTGA
- a CDS encoding RBBP9/YdeN family alpha/beta hydrolase, with translation MTQVYIVHGYTANADKNWFPWLDQELKKCGVNCERLNMPNSDNPSLEGWLNHLAEEVELSDQTIFVGHSLGCISILNFLAKQQKQIKIKGAVFVSGFYQPVETIPELSAFTNYYTTLPSLHSFPSYVVSALDDNIVHHKYSDELAVHLKADYIRLSQGGHFLDKEGITELPIVLELVKKLI, from the coding sequence ATGACTCAGGTTTATATCGTACACGGTTATACAGCAAATGCGGACAAAAATTGGTTTCCTTGGTTGGATCAAGAGCTTAAAAAATGTGGTGTGAATTGTGAAAGGTTGAATATGCCAAATTCGGACAACCCTTCGTTAGAAGGTTGGCTGAACCATCTTGCAGAAGAGGTGGAACTCAGCGATCAAACAATTTTTGTCGGACATAGTTTGGGTTGTATTTCTATTTTGAATTTTTTGGCGAAACAGCAGAAGCAAATTAAAATTAAAGGCGCCGTATTTGTTTCGGGATTTTACCAGCCTGTAGAAACTATCCCTGAACTCTCGGCTTTTACCAATTATTATACAACTTTACCAAGTCTACATAGCTTTCCAAGCTATGTGGTGAGTGCGTTAGACGATAACATCGTTCATCATAAATACAGCGATGAGTTAGCAGTGCATCTAAAAGCGGACTATATTCGCTTGAGCCAAGGTGGACATTTTCTAGACAAAGAGGGGATAACAGAATTACCAATAGTACTAGAATTGGTGAAGAAACTGATTTAG
- the dapF gene encoding diaminopimelate epimerase, with protein MQFSKMHGLGNDFMVIDGVTQNVYLTEEMIRTLSDRHRGIGFDQLLLVEPPYDPELDFHYRIFNADGSEVSQCGNGARCFARFVTLKGLINKKDIHVSTAKGKMVLSLQDDEKVRVNMGEPIWEPAQIPFTANKFEKNYILRTDLQTVLCGVVSMGNPHCVLQVDDVKTAPVNELGALLESHQRFPERANISFMQVLNRNHVKLRVYERGAGETQACGSGACGAVAVGIMQGLLDNNVQVDLPGGSLIIEWQGTGHPLYMTGDATHIYDGFIKL; from the coding sequence ATGCAATTTTCAAAAATGCACGGTTTAGGCAATGATTTTATGGTGATAGATGGCGTAACTCAAAATGTTTACTTAACTGAAGAGATGATTCGTACACTCTCCGATCGCCATCGAGGTATTGGTTTTGATCAGCTATTATTAGTTGAGCCACCTTACGACCCAGAATTAGATTTCCATTACCGAATTTTTAACGCAGATGGCAGCGAAGTATCGCAATGTGGCAACGGAGCAAGGTGCTTTGCTCGCTTTGTTACGCTAAAAGGGCTCATTAATAAAAAAGATATTCACGTTAGCACTGCCAAAGGTAAAATGGTGCTAAGCCTACAAGATGATGAAAAAGTGCGAGTCAATATGGGCGAGCCAATTTGGGAGCCAGCACAAATTCCCTTTACTGCAAATAAATTTGAGAAAAACTACATTTTAAGAACCGATTTACAAACGGTATTATGCGGTGTTGTGTCAATGGGGAATCCACACTGCGTATTGCAAGTAGATGATGTAAAAACTGCCCCTGTAAACGAGCTAGGTGCTTTACTTGAAAGCCATCAGCGTTTCCCAGAGCGAGCTAATATCAGCTTTATGCAAGTACTAAACCGCAATCACGTTAAACTACGAGTGTATGAACGTGGTGCTGGAGAAACTCAAGCCTGTGGCAGCGGTGCTTGTGGAGCGGTCGCAGTAGGCATTATGCAAGGTTTGTTAGATAACAACGTACAAGTTGATTTACCTGGAGGCTCATTAATAATTGAATGGCAAGGCACAGGACACCCACTTTATATGACAGGTGATGCAACCCACATTTATGATGGATTTATTAAACTGTAA